A DNA window from Oscarella lobularis chromosome 8, ooOscLobu1.1, whole genome shotgun sequence contains the following coding sequences:
- the LOC136190506 gene encoding PSME3-interacting protein-like, whose translation MSELKSFESQDDIDDRRRRRQEEWEKARRPDEPEKCPEEIPWDGKTLYQRLQEQKEEKQLEWEEQFKFKNMIYKGLDEDEAKFLNVLSENQAKQEHFQRREEKKYLEAYREALQKEKAEESLISDPKTLMKRSTVSVRQEQQSDKKKSQQALLTGSIVRKRKSTGTEDSDAFSKQSKSEAKSGATSDVKPSLVSYGSESESDDN comes from the exons ATGTCGGAGCTCAAGTCCTTTGAATCGCAAGATGACatagacgatcgacgacgacgacgccaagaGGAGTGGGAAAAGGCGCGTCGTCCCGACGAGCCCGAAA AGTGTCCGGAAGAAATTCCGTGGGACGGAAAAACACTCTATCAACGTCTTCaagagcagaaagaagaaaagcagcTTGAATGGGAAGAACAGTTTAAATTTA AAAATATGATCTATAAGGGActagacgaagacgaggcgAAGTTTCTCAACGTACTCTCCGAGAATCAAGCCAAGCAGGAGCACTTTCAGAGgagagaggaaaagaaatacCTCGAAGCCTACAGA GAAGCTTTgcagaaggagaaagcgGAGGAGTCCTTGATTTCCGATCCCAAAACCCTAATGAAGCGATCAACGGTTTCTGTACGTCAAGAGCAGCAATCCGATAAGAAGAAATCACAGCAGGCTTTGCTGACCGGAAGCATAGTGAGAAAACG GAAGTCAACTGGAACCGAAGATAGTGACGCTTTTTCCAAGCAAAGCAAATCAG AGGCTAAGAGCGGTGCTACTAGTGATGTCAAGCCTAGCCTAGTTAGTTATGGCAGTGAATCTGAATCAG ATGACAACTGA
- the LOC136190487 gene encoding forkhead box protein D3-like, with amino-acid sequence MQSCYAAQSFDYAMHPTCVGGGGGAHSPIDQPSSSVIRQGPTLVPTTSPVTTTTTTAADAAGTANASPLGCCKEVIKAFDRDVKGKKKKNQSESTKPPYSYIALISMAISNSPDKKLTLGDICEFIMDNFPYYKTKWPSWQNSIRHNLSLNDCFIKIPRDASNPGKGNYWALDPSSSEMFKNGSFLRRRKRFVRRLPPPHLRLPCDQDPYSSYYDPTSYHHQLYSPVTPSLYHHPATPAANMYSHGAEAWAYHQSFSASPNCSVPPPQPSTAAAAAAAAAAGGQMWPTGAGTTGRTPVDCYTSQSQPAQVIVSTSTAAQQAAIAAAAATATNPYCNNQFVARSTPMSKQCSASTLISPVSEGSFGTAADSGTDDGSGGDGIVCSRFTIDNIMAQNQYAAYNSGLGANFAINPNYAVAAAAAAAAAAAAGRTTVGYGNKESDAYYKQTAPAAFPVPNCAHQGTISV; translated from the coding sequence ATGCAGTCGTGCTACGCAGCTCAATCGTTCGACTACGCAATGCATCCGACttgcgtcggcggcggcggcggcgcccATTCGCCGATCGACcaaccgtcgtcgtccgtcatCAGGCAGGGTCCCACTCTCGTGCCGACAACCTCTCCcgtaacgacgacgacaacgacggcggcAGATGCGGCGGGAACGgcgaacgcgtcgccgcTCGGCTGTTGCAAGGAAGTCATCAAGgcgttcgatcgcgacgtcaagggaaagaagaagaagaatcagAGCGAGTCGACTAAGCCGCCCTACTCCTACATCGCTCTCATTTCTATGGCTATATCTAATTCGCCGGACAAGAAGCTGACTCTCGGCGACATATGCGAATTCATCATGGACAACTTTCCCTACTACAAGACCAAGTGGCCGTCGTGGCAAAATTCGATTCGTCACAATCTCAGTCTCAACGACTGTTTCATCAAAATTCCGCGCGACGCATCGAATCCGGGCAAGGGCAATTACTGGGCGCTCGATCCCTCCAGCTCGGAGATGTTCAAAAACGGAAGTtttctgcgacgacgaaaacgtttcgttcgtcgcctACCGCCGCCCCATCTCCGTCTACCGTGCGACCAGGATCCCTATTCGTCCTACTACGACCCGACCTCCTATCATCATCAACTCTATTCGCCCGTCACGCCGTCTCTCTATCATCACCCGGCGACGCCCGCGGCTAACATGTATTCGCACGGTGCAGAAGCGTGGGCCTATCACCAATCATTTAGTGCGTCACCAAACTGCagcgttccgccgccgcagccgtctaccgccgccgccgccgccgcagccgccgcaGCCGGTGGTCAAATGTGGCCAACAGGCGCGGGAACGACGGGAAGAACGCCAGTGGACTGCTACACGTCCCAATCGCAACCGGCTCAAGTGATCGTGTCGACGAGCACGGCCGCGCAACAGGCtgccatcgccgccgccgccgccaccgccactAACCCGTATTGCAATAACCAGTTTGTCGCCCGATCGACGCCGATGAGCAAACAGTGCTCCGCGAGCACGCTCATCTCTCCCGTTTCCGAAGGAAGTTTCGGCACGGCAGCCGACAGCGGTACGGACgacggaagcggcggcgacggcatcgTGTGCAGTCGATTTACCATCGATAATATCATGGCGCAAAATCAGTACGCGGCGTACAATAGCGGACTGGGAGCGAATTTCGCCATCAATCCCAACTATGCGgtggcggcagcggcggcggcggcggcagcagcagcggccGGGCGGACTACAGTTGGATATGGAAATAAGGAGAGTGATGCGTATTACAAACAGACCGCCCCAGCCGCCTTTCCAGTACCCAATTGCGCCCATCAAGGAACAATTTCGGTCTGA
- the LOC136190476 gene encoding nardilysin-like produces the protein MEEPVKSPNDKRIYRTVTLSNGLRALVVCDPSKTEEETRESDEDQDAEQDDMSTEQTPDRDTKLAAAALCVGVGSFSDPDDIPGLAHFIEHMVFLGSEKYPEPNGFDAFLKKHGGCSNASTDCERTVFHFEVRSSYLREALDRFAQLFISPLLTRDSMDKEIDAVDSEFQMSLQSDSARKLQVLSSRTILAHPFGKFLWGNAKSLKETPKDKGIDVHERGKEFFSRAYSSHLMTLVVVAGSGVNVDSVETWIREIFVAIPRVDCSPSDFKSSGLPFNDDRIHRLIKVRPVKDIHAVEIMWQLPSMFDSYRCKPMNYVGWLLGHEGPGSILSFLKRRGWALEIIAGNGGEGYEYNSCFSLFSCSIILTEDGLHRLFECCDVVFQYLAMLRRIGPQIRIFRELQTIEDNSFRFQEEGEPAKYACDVVENMQLYPPRDYLTGDDLMFDYDHKMISTVQDSLTPTSACLILMSTHCDANELDVEEPWFQTSYAVQEVPAEWNERWRLDLESSDELHVPAPNAFIATDFTICNSDEGSSLYPVLVNEIPGCKLWFKGDAKFKTPRTFICANFVSPLPNRSPESAVLLDLMLCVLEYNLKEIAYAADVAELSYSYSSHEHGAMLQLSGFSQKLPLLLETIQDYMAQLTVDPAAFEVIKKQLYKNYHNYLLKPEKLSKDVRLQHIQQIKWGMSDKLAVVDSLTSPQLLRFYEDFRAEFFAEFLVQGNITRNGAIELVSKFLTALQVSPVLPSRLPFLRTRCLRLPKGSSVCRVANWNKDDSNSVVTCYYQIGLGAIRTVTLTQLLVYLMEEPCFDILRTKEQLGYSVYPTCRCTHGVLGFSVTVVTQVEKFSVEHITKRIESFLNEFCTTLRQMDQDDFDESVDAFIELKLHEDLSLEEEVEINWPEVIEQAYVFDRRQKEAKILESFTRVDVADWLKTHITAGQARRSLTIQVSGHSSADAKSAMSETGDDGVVVVDDVLQFKNSLSAFPLWKIDQ, from the exons ATGGAGGAGCCAGTGAAATCGCCCAATGACAAGCGAATTTACCg GACGGTTACCCTTAGCAATGGCCTACGCGCTCTAGTTGTCTGCGATCCGAGTAAaacggaagaagaaacaagAGAATCAGACGAAGACCAAGACGCAGAGCAAGACGACATGTCTACGGAACAAACGCCCGATCGAGATACGAAATTG GCTGCAGCAGCTTTGTGCGTTGGAGTAGGCAGTTTTTCCGATCCAGACGATATACCTGGATTAGCTCATTTTATAGAACACA TGGTGTTTCTTGGCTCCGAAAAATATCCCGAACCGAACGGTTTCGacgcttttctaaaaaagcACGGCGGCTgttcgaacgcgtcgacCGATTGCGAAAGA ACAGTCTTTCATTTTGAAGTACGTAGCAGTTATCTAAGAGAAGCCCTAGACAG ATTCGCTCAACTCTTTATTTCGCCTCTGCTCACGCGAGACAGCATGGACaaggaaatcgacgccgtgGATAGCG AATTTCAAATGAGTCTCCAATCGGATTCGGCGCGAAAGCTGCAGGTCTTGTCCAGTCGAACGATTCTCGCTCATCCCTTTGGAAAGTTTCTCTGGG GAAATGCAAAGTCGTTGAAGGAAACTCCCAAAGATAAG GGCATCGACGTGCACGAGCGCGGAAAAGAATTCTTTTCGCGCGCCTATTCCTCTCACTTGATGACGcttgttgtcgtcgctggTAGCGGCG TGAACGTCGATTCGGTTGAAACGTGGATTCGAGAAATTTTCGTCGCAATACCTCGCGT CGATTGTTCGCCATCGGATTTCAAATCGTCAGGG CTTCCCTTCAACGACGACCGCATTCATCGTCTCATAAAAG TTCGCCCAGTCAAAGACATTCACGCCGTAGAGATAATGTGGCAGCTTCCGAGCATGTTCGATTCGTACCG GTGCAAGCCCATGAACTACGTTGGATGGCTGCTCGGACACGAAGGACCCGGCTCGATCTTATCCTTTCTCAAGCGAAG AGGCTGGGCATTGGAGATTATCGCTGggaacggcggcgaaggGTACGAGTACAACAGTTGCTTCAGTTTGTTCTCGTGCAGCATCATTCTCACG GAAGACGGTTTGCACCGTTTGTTCGAG TGCTGCGATGTTGTTTTTCAGTATCTCGCCATGCTCAGACGAATAGGACCGCAGATAAG GATATTTCGCGAACTCCAGACAATCGAAGACAACTCGTTTCGATTTCAAGAAGAG GGCGAACCGGCTAAGTATGcgtgtgacgtcgtcgaaaataTGCAG CTTTATCCGCCTCGCGACTACCTGACCGGAGACGATTTGATGTTTGATTACGACCACAAG ATGATATCGACGGTGCAGGATTCGTTGACTCCGACGAGCGCCTGTCTCATACTCATGTCGACTCATTgcgacgcgaacgagctCGACGTCGAGGAGCCCTGGTTTCAGACGTCCTACGCTGTGCAAG AAGTGCCGGCCGAGTGGAACGAACGGTGGCGAC TCGACTTGGAGTCCAGTGACGAATTGCACGTTCCCGCGCCGAACGCGTTTATTG CAACCGACTTTACCATTTGTAATAGCGACGAAGGAAGTTCGTTG taTCCGGTGTTGGTTAACGAGATTCCGGGCTGCAAGCTGTGGTTCAAGGGAGACGCGAAGTTTAAGACTCCCAGAA CTTTCATATGCGCCAACTTCGTGTCGCCGTTGCCGAATCGAAGTCCCGAAAG CGCTGTGCTTCTTGATCTGATGTTGTGCGTGCTTGAGTACAATCTCAAGGAGATAGCCTACGCCGCTGATGTCGCTGAATTGAG CTACTCGTATTCCAGTCACGAGCACGGAGCGATGCTACAGCTGAGTGGATTTAGTCAAAAGCTTCCC TTGCTTCTTGAAACGATACAAGACTACATGGCTCAACTCACTGTTGATCCAGCTGCCTTTGAAGTGATCAAA AAACAGTTGTACAAGAACTACCACAATTATCTTTTGAAGCCAGAAAAGTTATCtaa AGACGTTCGACTGCAGCACATTCAGCAAATTAAATGGGGAATGTCTGATAAACTGGCCGTAGTCGATTCGCTTACGTCGCCTCAGTTATTG AGGTTCTACGAGGACTTTAGGGCGGAATTTTTCGCTGAATTTCTAGTGCAAGGAAACATTACGCGCAAT GGTGCTATTGAACTTGTGTCCAAGTTTTTGAC CGCTCTGCAAGTTTCACCGGTTCTCCCTTCTAGACTTCCTTTTCTACGC ACTCGCTGCTTGAGACTTCCGAAGGGAAGCAGCGTTTGCCGAGTGGCGAACTGGAATAAGGACGATTCCAATTCAGTCGTGACTTGTTATTATCAG ATTGGACTTGGAGCAATTCGTACAGTGACACTCACCCAGCTTTTAGTT TATTTAATGGAAGAGCCTTGTTTTGATATTCTGAGGACTAAAGAGCAACTGGG ATACTCTGTCTATCCAACTTGCCGCTGCACGCACGGCGTCTTGGGATTTTCTGTGACTGTCGTAACGCAGGTGGAAAAGTTCAG CGTTGAACATATcacgaaacgaatcgaatcATTCTTGAATGAATTTTGTACTACTCTGAGACAAATGGATCaggacgatttcgacgagagc GTGGACGCTTTCATCGAATTAAAACTACACGAAGATTTGAGTCTagaggaagaagtcgaaatAAATTGGCCAGAAGTAATCGAACAGGCGTACGTGTTCGATAGAAGGCAAAAAGAG GCAAAGATTCTCGAATCGTTTACTCGAGTAGACGTAGCTGATTGGCTGAAGACTCACATAACGGCAGGACAAGCGCGACGAAGCCTAACTATTCAA GTGAGCGGGCATTCATCAGCGGACGCGAAAAGTGCTATGAGCGAAACGGGGGACGATggggtcgtcgtcgttgacgacgtcttgcagTTCAAAAATAGCTTATCGGCTTTTCCATTGTGGAAAATCGATCAGTAG
- the LOC136190485 gene encoding uncharacterized protein, with protein MPRLIVVTLMLIPLSRTSLPQPIDILTLFNEADGVEPVASKSLEIDVQEFDRLQTKYLWPTTFYHVKAHPLTCPLCQLAETLNDVIQSNHLMDSPNSPSQYCSSDCQNRCQERKVPNSSHFQLTTSLITDHVYSYLKTQRSQSDAEIAIKSANIFVDSLGCYRAPSVLPQTHLTSIMPISVGSTYTPSNFVHFIDPRSAAGASASFLGDLFNGSIPLHWELVPGELIIFPSYVRYYLLANQDPQPRVYLKFDVEITQRTLESKSDTNADGGRQSHEITANWKTPVMQLGAPAMQTHNDDLRDYLLQLERLQPSVQKSNKGGWQSRADLFEQNLEVLTSLKTHTYAAIRTYVEEILKTREWMCVYIDVDLSWASINRLWHSNAPHIHPGSIVSGVYYVDSGGTDETSVCHMDPRQSSFIADLDNTTEPYCSKPLPATFVLFPGWLEHYVQPHSTNSPRISISFNSNVRLSNDCDGNCQRKRCFLRKSTTP; from the exons ATGCCACGTCTGATCGTCGTTACGCTGATGCTGATTCCTTTGAGTCGAACTAGTCTTCCACAGCC GATCGACATATTGACTTTATTCAACGAAGCAGATGGGGTCGAACCCGTTGCGTCAAAGAGCCTAGAGATTGACGTCCAAGAGTTTGATAGGCTGCAAACAAAATACCTTTGGCCAACCACATTTTATCACGTAAAAGCCCACCCCCTGACGTGTCCGTTATGCCAACTGGCTGAGACACTGAACGACGTAATACAGTCAAACCATCTAATGG ATTCCCCAAACTCTCCATCGCAGTACTGCTCTAGCGACTGTCAAAATAGATGCCAAGAACGTAAAGTCCCAAACAGTTCCCA TTTTCAATTGACTACCTCATTGATAACGGATCACGTCTATTCATATCTAAAGACCCAACGCAGTCAATCTGACGCAGAG ATAGCAATCAAGTCAGCCAATATTTTTGTTGACTCTCTGGG CTGCTATCGAGCCCCGAGCGTTCTACCTCAAACTCACCTGACAAGTATAATGCCAATCTCAGTTGGCAGCACATACACACCCAGCAACTTCGTTCATTTCATCGATCCTCGGTCTGCAGCAGGAGCAAGCGCCTCGTTCCTAGGAG ATCTATTTAAT GGATCTATACCGCTGCACTGGGAGCTGGTACCTGGCGAG CTCATTATTTTCCCATCGTACGTTCGATACTACCTCTTGGCCAATCAAGATCCTCAGCCGAGAGTGTATCTTAAATTTGACGTGGAGATAACCCAG agaacCCTTGAATCGAAATCGGACACAAATGCAGACGGAGGCAGACAAAGCCACGAGA TCACAGCCAATTGGAAAACCCCTGTGATGCAACTAGGCGCCCCGGCAATGCAAACGCACAATGACGACCTGAGGGACTACCTACTCCAACTCGAGCGTCTGCAGCCGTCAGtgcaaaaatcaaataag GGAGGATGGCAGTCTCGTGCTGACTTGTTTGAGCAAAATCTCGAAGTCTTAACCTCGCTCAAAACGCAC ACGTACGCCGCGATTCGCACTTACGTTGAGGAAATTCTGAAGACAAGAGAATGGATGTGCGTctacatcgacgtcgatctctCCTGGGCTTCAATCAACAG GTTGTGGCACAGCAACGCACCCCACATTCACCCCGGTTCAATAG TTTCCGGCGTGTATTACGTCGACTCCGGTGGAACTGACGAAACGTCGGTTTGTCACATGGATCCGCGACAGTCAAGCTTCATTGCAGATCTTGACAACACAACCGAGCCCTACTGCTCAAAG ccTCTTCCTGCCACTTTTGTCCTCTTTCCGGGATGGCTCGAGCACTACGTGCAACCGCATTCGACAAATTCTCCGCGAATATCGATCAGCTTTAATTCAAACGTGCGACTATCAAACGACTGCGACGGCAACTGTCAACGCAAGCGGTGCTTTCTACGCAAGAGCACAACCCCATGA
- the LOC136190492 gene encoding uncharacterized protein, whose translation MDDPFDLPSTALLCDLYGNGTYDAVRFVQFDSRSNDDENDQRSHAAVIVAVPSSNGEEIHKIERNDGNDDDDGDLLPRLVVDSVPKAKHLNISSRILYPVRRLDKGGSQGGSAACTYAVGRITHKDYKPVRVEVTFAEGRRVERFDQAEVRPFITPWSWIETRRRHRRLVPRDSVEASSSSSSRPGVDVVAKGRVGKSVRFRKGELRSTATGEVQKYNGKQWRRICAEPKCWKEVQKFGFCSRHMEENLKVTKSGKKKKQNSDATTTTVAAATEASKESASAAPPRSEAELEVAMAMSMLERPVVLHGPSSVGSLIPTAPPSAADASDRESVGVSECGGGLRVPSPVARNVDSFGVGTPPCTPLQPMPPYYWFSPHSFIWCSPYNY comes from the coding sequence ATGGATGATCCCTTTGAtcttccgtcgacggcactcCTCTGCGATCTGTACGGCAACGGCACGTACGACGCCGTCAGGTTCGTTCAATTTGACTCccgatcgaacgacgacgagaacgatcaACGGTCACATGCTGCCGTCATCGTTgccgtgccgtcgtcgaatggCGAAGAAATTCACAAAATCGAACgcaacgacggcaacgacgacgacgatggagaTCTTCTGCCTCGACTTGTAGTGGACTCCGTGCCCAAAGCCAAGCATCTCAACATATCGAGTCGAATCCTGTATCCCGTCCGTCGACTCGACAAAGGGGGCAGCCAGGGCGGGAGTGCCGCGTGCACGTACGCGGTTGGGCGCATAACGCACAAGGACTATAAACCCGTTCGAGTCGAAGTCACATTTGCCGAGGGACGACGAGTGGAGCGATTCGATCAGGCCGAGGTGCGTCCGTTTATCACGCCGTGGTCGTGGAtcgaaacgcgtcgtcgtcatcgtcgtctcgtgCCGCGCGATTccgtcgaagcgtcgtcgtcatcgtcgtcgcgaccgggagtcgacgtcgttgcaaAGGGTCGAGTCGGTAAGTCGGTGCGATTTCGAAAAGGCGAACtgcgatcgacggcgacgggcgaAGTCCAGAAATACAACGGCAAGCAGTGGCGCAGAATTTGCGCCGAGCCGAAATGCTGGAAGGAAGTCCAAAAGTTCGGCTTCTGTTCTCGTCATATGGAGGAGAACCTCAAGGTGACGAAAagcggaaagaaaaagaaacagaattccgatgcgacgacgacgacggtggcggcggcgacggaagcCTCAAAGGAGTCGGCCTCGGCGGCACCCCCAAGGAGTGAGGCGGAGCTTGAGGTTGCCATGGCAATGTCAATGCTGGAGCGACCCGTTGTCCTTCACGGCCCAAGTAGCGTCGGAAGTTTGATACCGACGGCACCACCGTCGGCAGCCGACGCGTCCGATAGAGAATCGGTGGGCGTGTCGGAATGCGGCGGAGGATTGCGCGTGCCGTCTCCCGTTGCAAgaaacgtcgattcgtttGGAGTAGGAACGCCGCCTTGTACGCCGTTACAGCCCATGCCGCCGTATTACTGGTTCTCGCCTCATTCCTTCATCTGGTGCAGTCCGTATAACTATTAG